A single region of the Stenotrophomonas sp. Marseille-Q4652 genome encodes:
- a CDS encoding DUF3426 domain-containing protein translates to MTDENATPRPSLATFLRGPGPATSPTDAPVATPAAPPVEQIDAAGSLSHDALAAPAVVETEVADEMVEGAEADVVRHDLPAPGPADAEIVVEPETVEVADAIEPAPLDEQARAWIDPEAARREAIAAPSFLRPATAVRAPVPVARWQWGVAAGLAVLLTLQILVADRARLAADAGTRPLVEGLCTVLRCSLPAWREPAAFTMLSREVRPVPGQAGALQVHASFRNDARWAQAWPGLQLSLSDADGRIIGSRVFEPADYLGSEAAAAQLLQPQQSAQVTFRLREPAASTVAYNFEFR, encoded by the coding sequence ATGACCGACGAAAACGCCACGCCGCGTCCTTCGCTGGCGACCTTCCTGCGCGGGCCCGGTCCTGCGACCTCGCCCACCGACGCCCCGGTGGCCACACCTGCGGCCCCGCCAGTGGAGCAGATCGACGCCGCTGGCAGCCTGTCGCACGACGCCCTGGCAGCACCGGCCGTGGTCGAGACCGAAGTGGCGGACGAGATGGTGGAAGGTGCTGAAGCCGACGTGGTCCGCCACGACCTGCCCGCCCCCGGGCCGGCGGACGCGGAGATCGTCGTCGAGCCCGAAACCGTGGAAGTGGCCGACGCCATCGAACCCGCGCCGCTGGACGAGCAGGCCCGCGCCTGGATCGATCCCGAAGCCGCCAGGCGAGAGGCCATCGCCGCGCCGAGCTTCCTGCGACCGGCCACGGCCGTCCGCGCGCCGGTCCCGGTGGCGCGCTGGCAATGGGGCGTGGCCGCCGGCCTGGCGGTGTTGCTGACGCTGCAGATCCTGGTCGCCGACCGCGCCCGGCTGGCCGCCGACGCCGGCACCCGACCACTGGTCGAGGGCCTGTGCACCGTGCTGCGCTGCTCGTTGCCGGCCTGGCGCGAACCGGCCGCCTTCACCATGCTCAGCCGCGAGGTCCGCCCGGTGCCAGGCCAGGCCGGCGCGCTGCAGGTCCACGCCAGCTTCCGCAACGACGCGCGCTGGGCCCAGGCCTGGCCGGGGCTGCAGCTGTCCCTGTCCGATGCCGACGGCCGGATCATCGGCAGCCGGGTGTTCGAGCCCGCCGACTACCTCGGCAGCGAGGCCGCCGCGGCGCAACTGCTGCAGCCGCAGCAGAGCGCCCAGGTCACCTTCCGCCTGCGCGAACCGGCCGCCAGCACCGTGGCCTACAACTTCGAATTCCGCTGA
- the accB gene encoding acetyl-CoA carboxylase biotin carboxyl carrier protein, whose protein sequence is MDLRKIKKLIDLLEESNLAEIEIKEGEESVRLSRTPVAGYAAPAAAPVAVQAAAPAAPAMPMSSPTEASTGGSAKPANALPDGHVLRAPMVGTFYASSAPDKPPFVTVGQQVKAGETLAIIEAMKMFNPIEADVGGTIVAILGENGQPVEFDQPLFVIG, encoded by the coding sequence ATGGATCTGCGCAAAATCAAGAAGCTCATCGACCTGCTGGAAGAATCCAACCTGGCCGAGATCGAGATCAAGGAAGGCGAGGAGTCCGTGCGTCTGTCGCGTACCCCGGTGGCAGGCTATGCCGCCCCGGCCGCAGCTCCCGTCGCCGTGCAGGCCGCGGCTCCGGCCGCTCCGGCCATGCCGATGAGCTCGCCGACCGAGGCGTCCACCGGCGGCAGCGCCAAGCCGGCCAATGCCCTGCCCGACGGCCACGTGCTGCGCGCGCCGATGGTCGGCACCTTCTATGCCTCCTCGGCCCCGGACAAGCCGCCGTTCGTCACCGTCGGCCAGCAGGTCAAGGCCGGTGAGACGCTGGCGATCATCGAGGCGATGAAGATGTTCAACCCGATCGAAGCCGACGTCGGCGGCACCATCGTGGCGATCCTGGGCGAGAACGGCCAGCCGGTCGAATTCGACCAGCCGCTGTTCGTGATCGGCTGA
- the aroQ gene encoding type II 3-dehydroquinate dehydratase — MAKLLVLHGPNLNLLGSREPAVYGQATLAQIDAALVAQAQDAGHEVESLQSNAEHVLVDRVQAAAADGTAFILVNPAAFTHTSVALRDALAAVAIPFIEIHLSNPHSREPFRHHSYFSDKAVGVVCGFGANSYRYAMDAALRRLAGIAA; from the coding sequence ATGGCAAAGCTGCTGGTCCTGCACGGCCCCAACCTCAACCTGCTAGGCAGCCGCGAACCGGCGGTCTACGGGCAAGCCACGCTGGCGCAGATCGACGCCGCGCTGGTGGCCCAGGCGCAGGACGCCGGGCACGAGGTCGAGAGCCTGCAGTCCAATGCCGAGCATGTGCTGGTGGACCGCGTGCAGGCCGCTGCCGCTGACGGCACCGCCTTCATCCTGGTCAACCCCGCCGCCTTCACCCACACCTCGGTGGCCCTGCGCGATGCGCTGGCGGCCGTGGCCATTCCCTTCATCGAAATCCACCTGTCCAACCCGCACAGCCGCGAACCGTTCCGCCACCACAGCTATTTCAGTGACAAGGCGGTCGGCGTGGTCTGCGGGTTCGGCGCGAACAGCTACCGATACGCCATGGATGCCGCGCTGCGGCGCCTGGCCGGCATTGCCGCCTGA
- the purD gene encoding phosphoribosylamine--glycine ligase has protein sequence MKVLVIGSGGREHALAWKLAQSPRVSEVIVAPGNAGTATEAGCRNVAVKVTDLDGLLKLAQDEGVSLTVVGPEVPLVAGVVDRFRAAGLRIFGPTAAAAQLEGSKAFAKDFLARHGIPTAFYAVHTDVDAALAYVREKGAPIVIKADGLAAGKGVIVAMTLTEAEDAVRDMLSGNAFGDAGARVVIEEFLEGEEASFISMVDGATALPMATSQDHKRVGDGDTGPNTGGMGAYSPAPVVTPEVHERVMREVVNPTVQGMIADGMPFTGFLYAGLMIDASGAPKVIEFNVRFGDPETQPVMLRLRSDLVDLVEAAIDGKLADTSAQWDQRPSLGVVMAARPYPESPVTGDVISGLADVPGDINEGGAKVFHAGTATDADGNVVSAGGRVLCVAALGNTVADAQANAYAGVAKVSWANEFHRSDIGWRAIEREQQA, from the coding sequence ATGAAAGTCCTTGTCATTGGTTCCGGCGGCCGCGAACACGCCCTGGCCTGGAAGCTCGCCCAGTCCCCGCGCGTCAGCGAAGTGATCGTCGCCCCCGGCAATGCCGGCACCGCCACCGAAGCCGGTTGCCGCAACGTCGCGGTCAAGGTCACCGACCTCGACGGCCTGCTCAAGCTGGCCCAGGACGAAGGCGTGTCGCTGACCGTGGTCGGCCCGGAAGTGCCGCTGGTGGCCGGCGTGGTCGACCGCTTCCGCGCCGCCGGGCTGCGCATCTTCGGGCCGACCGCCGCCGCCGCGCAGCTGGAAGGCAGCAAGGCCTTCGCCAAGGACTTCCTCGCCCGCCACGGCATTCCCACCGCGTTCTACGCCGTCCACACCGACGTCGATGCCGCGCTGGCCTACGTGCGCGAGAAGGGCGCGCCGATCGTGATCAAGGCCGATGGCCTGGCCGCCGGCAAGGGCGTGATCGTGGCGATGACCCTGACTGAGGCCGAAGACGCCGTGCGCGACATGCTCAGCGGCAACGCCTTCGGTGATGCCGGCGCGCGCGTGGTGATCGAGGAATTCCTCGAAGGCGAGGAAGCGAGCTTCATCTCGATGGTCGATGGCGCCACCGCGCTGCCGATGGCCACCAGCCAGGACCACAAGCGCGTCGGCGATGGCGACACCGGCCCGAACACCGGTGGCATGGGTGCCTACTCGCCGGCCCCGGTGGTGACGCCGGAAGTGCACGAGCGCGTGATGCGCGAAGTGGTCAACCCGACCGTGCAGGGCATGATCGCAGACGGCATGCCGTTCACCGGCTTCCTCTATGCCGGGCTGATGATCGATGCCAGCGGCGCGCCCAAGGTCATCGAGTTCAACGTGCGCTTCGGCGATCCGGAAACCCAGCCGGTGATGCTGCGCCTGCGCTCCGACCTGGTCGACCTGGTCGAAGCCGCGATCGACGGAAAGCTCGCCGACACCAGCGCGCAGTGGGACCAGCGCCCGAGCTTGGGCGTGGTCATGGCCGCCAGGCCGTACCCGGAATCGCCGGTCACCGGTGACGTGATCTCCGGCCTGGCCGACGTGCCGGGTGACATCAACGAAGGCGGCGCCAAGGTCTTCCACGCCGGCACCGCCACCGATGCCGATGGCAATGTGGTCAGCGCCGGCGGCCGCGTGCTCTGCGTCGCCGCCCTCGGCAACACCGTCGCCGACGCCCAGGCCAACGCCTACGCCGGCGTCGCGAAGGTCAGCTGGGCCAACGAGTTCCACCGCAGCGACATCGGCTGGCGCGCGATCGAACGCGAACAGCAGGCCTAA
- the purH gene encoding bifunctional phosphoribosylaminoimidazolecarboxamide formyltransferase/IMP cyclohydrolase has protein sequence MSSDLLPVRRALLSVSDKTGLIELATALAARGVELLSTGGTAKAIREAGLPVRDVADVTGFPEMMDGRVKTLHPMVHGGLLGRAGLDDAVMAEHGIAPIDLLVLNLYPFESVTAKADCKLEDAVENIDIGGPAMLRSAAKNFARVAVATSPDQYAGLLAELDANDGQLSAAKRFALSVAAFNRVAQYDASISNYLSAVTETSEVPVRSEYPAQMNSSFVKVMDLRYGENPHQTGAFYRDLYPVPGTLATFEQLQGKELSYNNLADADAALECVRQFDVPACVIVKHANPCGVAVAADAGAAYELAYNTDPTSAFGGIIAFNRAIDAATMQGILDRQFVEVLIAPDYSDDALAYATKKANVRVLRIPDGDGRNNYDTKRIGSGLLVQSADNRGMSLGELKTVTQRAPSEAELRDLLFAWRVAKYVKSNAIVYAKDERTIGVGAGQMSRVYSARIAGIKANDASLVVPGSVMASDAFFPFRDGLDAAAEAGITAVIQPGGSMRDAEVIAAADEHGIAMVFTGVRHFRH, from the coding sequence ATGTCCTCCGATTTGCTGCCCGTGCGCCGGGCCCTGCTGTCCGTTTCCGACAAGACCGGCCTGATCGAACTGGCCACCGCGCTGGCCGCCCGTGGGGTCGAGCTGCTGTCCACCGGCGGCACCGCCAAGGCGATCCGCGAGGCCGGCCTGCCGGTCAGGGACGTGGCAGATGTCACCGGCTTCCCGGAAATGATGGACGGCCGGGTCAAGACCCTGCACCCGATGGTCCACGGCGGCCTGCTCGGCCGCGCCGGCCTCGATGACGCGGTGATGGCTGAACATGGCATCGCCCCGATCGACCTGCTGGTGCTGAACCTGTATCCGTTCGAATCGGTCACCGCCAAAGCCGACTGCAAGCTCGAGGACGCGGTGGAGAACATCGACATCGGCGGCCCGGCGATGCTGCGCAGCGCGGCCAAGAACTTCGCCCGCGTGGCCGTGGCCACCAGCCCGGACCAGTACGCCGGCCTGCTCGCCGAGCTGGACGCCAACGACGGCCAGCTGTCGGCCGCCAAGCGCTTTGCACTGTCGGTGGCCGCGTTCAACCGCGTCGCCCAGTACGACGCGTCGATCAGCAATTACCTCTCGGCCGTGACCGAAACCTCCGAAGTGCCGGTGCGCAGCGAATACCCGGCGCAGATGAATTCCTCCTTCGTCAAGGTGATGGACCTGCGCTACGGCGAGAACCCGCACCAGACCGGCGCGTTCTACCGCGACCTGTACCCGGTGCCGGGCACGCTGGCCACCTTTGAGCAACTGCAGGGCAAGGAGCTCAGCTACAACAACCTGGCCGACGCCGACGCCGCGCTGGAATGCGTGCGCCAGTTCGACGTGCCGGCCTGCGTCATCGTCAAGCACGCCAACCCGTGCGGCGTGGCCGTGGCCGCCGATGCCGGCGCCGCCTACGAGCTGGCCTACAACACTGACCCGACCAGCGCCTTCGGCGGCATCATCGCCTTCAACCGCGCGATCGATGCGGCGACCATGCAGGGCATCCTTGATCGCCAGTTCGTCGAGGTGCTGATCGCCCCGGACTACAGCGACGACGCACTGGCCTATGCCACCAAGAAGGCCAACGTGCGCGTGCTGCGGATTCCCGATGGCGATGGCCGCAACAACTACGACACCAAGCGCATTGGTTCGGGCCTGCTGGTGCAGAGTGCCGACAACCGCGGCATGAGCCTGGGCGAGCTGAAGACCGTCACCCAGCGCGCACCGAGCGAGGCCGAACTGCGCGACCTGCTGTTTGCCTGGCGCGTGGCCAAGTACGTCAAGTCCAACGCCATCGTCTATGCCAAGGACGAGCGCACCATCGGTGTTGGCGCCGGCCAGATGAGCCGCGTCTACTCGGCGCGCATCGCCGGCATCAAGGCCAACGACGCCAGCCTGGTCGTGCCGGGTTCGGTGATGGCATCGGATGCCTTCTTCCCGTTCCGCGATGGCCTGGACGCCGCTGCCGAGGCCGGCATCACCGCGGTGATCCAGCCGGGCGGTTCGATGCGCGACGCCGAGGTGATCGCCGCAGCCGACGAGCACGGCATCGCCATGGTGTTCACCGGCGTGCGCCACTTCAGGCACTGA
- a CDS encoding helix-turn-helix transcriptional regulator — MLHKALKTVREVHRMQQGELAERLGISRSHLSEIESGKKAASVELLHKFADVFDVPPSTFLSFAEAIEGPSARRQRNGKRLLKVLEWTLDTDHDASSEKRQSL; from the coding sequence ATGCTCCACAAGGCTTTAAAGACGGTCCGCGAGGTTCATCGAATGCAACAAGGTGAGCTGGCGGAGCGCTTGGGCATATCCCGCTCTCATCTATCTGAGATCGAGTCAGGAAAGAAGGCTGCGTCAGTCGAGCTTCTACACAAGTTCGCAGATGTATTCGATGTGCCGCCTTCAACGTTCCTAAGCTTCGCCGAAGCGATCGAGGGTCCCTCGGCGCGCCGACAAAGGAACGGCAAGAGGCTGCTGAAAGTTCTGGAATGGACCCTGGACACCGACCATGACGCTTCCTCGGAAAAGCGCCAATCGCTATGA
- a CDS encoding reverse transcriptase family protein encodes MTLPRKSANRYDVSRSALYRLPTLKALARFLEWKGSPSALRALCKRPDNFSEFYQAHPKTGKMRLIQAPSEVIKPLQKRLNVLLKQVRVPDYLHSGIPKRSHLSNSEQHMLAAGATVTVDVSDFYPSITRQRVFRLFRNVFQCPGDVADAMADLVCYQGKLATGSPASVLVSFWACRDMFDLIAQRVATQGGTFTLYVDDVAITGDTIGHGDIQWLDRLLRRFGFSSKVEKAKLFRKARAKVVTGRAFRHGISRAPNKKHEEMHEARAEIESGRATIKAKRGLVGQLENIGNLDQERGTRLKAEAKKLRSTLPPPRRRRRAIPRSAHTGQEVAT; translated from the coding sequence ATGACGCTTCCTCGGAAAAGCGCCAATCGCTATGACGTCAGTCGTTCTGCCCTCTATCGGCTGCCGACGCTAAAGGCACTCGCAAGATTTCTCGAATGGAAGGGCTCCCCGAGTGCCCTTCGCGCCCTGTGCAAACGTCCGGACAACTTCAGCGAGTTTTATCAGGCTCATCCAAAGACTGGGAAGATGCGCCTGATTCAAGCACCGAGTGAGGTTATCAAGCCGCTTCAGAAGCGGCTTAACGTGTTGCTCAAGCAAGTCCGCGTACCAGACTATCTTCACTCGGGAATTCCCAAGCGATCTCACCTCTCCAACTCTGAGCAGCACATGCTCGCGGCGGGGGCAACCGTAACGGTTGATGTGTCCGACTTCTATCCCAGCATCACACGTCAACGTGTCTTCAGGCTTTTCAGAAACGTCTTTCAATGCCCCGGTGATGTCGCAGATGCGATGGCCGACTTGGTCTGTTATCAAGGGAAGCTGGCAACTGGATCTCCGGCTAGCGTGCTCGTCTCTTTTTGGGCCTGCCGGGATATGTTTGACCTAATCGCCCAGCGTGTGGCCACTCAGGGAGGCACATTCACGCTTTACGTGGATGATGTGGCCATCACTGGGGACACAATCGGGCACGGCGATATCCAATGGCTGGATCGTTTGCTGAGAAGGTTCGGTTTTAGCTCGAAAGTTGAGAAGGCAAAGCTGTTTCGGAAGGCCCGTGCCAAAGTTGTCACGGGCCGAGCGTTTCGGCATGGCATCAGTCGAGCGCCAAACAAGAAGCACGAGGAGATGCATGAGGCGCGGGCTGAGATTGAGAGCGGTCGAGCAACTATCAAGGCCAAACGTGGATTGGTAGGTCAGCTCGAAAACATAGGAAATCTTGATCAAGAACGCGGGACAAGATTGAAGGCGGAGGCCAAGAAGCTCCGAAGCACGCTACCTCCTCCAAGGCGTCGACGTCGAGCCATCCCCAGGTCAGCGCATACCGGGCAGGAGGTGGCAACGTGA
- the prmA gene encoding 50S ribosomal protein L11 methyltransferase: MPYLELTLRCSETTQPRYENALEDVGALAVTMLDAEADTSNERAILEPGVGETPLWNELVLSALFPADANPLVLLAALEAFDEGLDWSDASFRKVEDEDWERAWLDTFKPMSFGRRTWIVPWNHELPEDAQGADAAIVRLDPGLAFGSGTHPTTALCLRWLDQLADEGRLAGQTVLDFGCGSGILALAALKLGAAAAVGVDNDPQAIIATSDNAERNGVSIACYLPEDEPVHSYPVVVANILASALDALAEVLAERVAVGGRIALSGILHGQEDELLVRYAPWFEQLNVTQDGDWMRIDGVRRA, encoded by the coding sequence ATGCCTTACCTCGAACTCACCCTGCGCTGTTCCGAAACCACCCAGCCCCGCTACGAGAACGCACTGGAGGACGTGGGCGCGCTGGCGGTCACGATGCTCGACGCCGAGGCCGACACCAGCAACGAGCGCGCGATCCTGGAGCCGGGCGTGGGCGAGACTCCGCTGTGGAACGAGCTGGTGCTCAGCGCGCTGTTCCCGGCCGATGCCAACCCGCTGGTGCTGCTGGCCGCGCTGGAAGCCTTCGATGAAGGCCTGGACTGGTCCGATGCCAGCTTCCGCAAGGTCGAGGACGAGGACTGGGAACGCGCCTGGCTGGACACCTTCAAGCCGATGTCCTTCGGCCGCCGCACCTGGATCGTGCCGTGGAACCATGAGCTGCCCGAGGATGCGCAGGGCGCTGACGCCGCCATCGTGCGCCTGGACCCGGGCCTGGCCTTCGGCTCGGGCACCCACCCGACCACCGCGCTGTGCCTGCGCTGGCTCGACCAGCTGGCCGACGAGGGCCGGCTGGCCGGCCAGACCGTGCTCGACTTCGGCTGCGGCTCGGGCATCCTCGCCCTGGCCGCGCTCAAGCTCGGCGCCGCCGCCGCGGTGGGCGTGGACAACGACCCGCAGGCCATCATCGCCACCAGTGACAATGCCGAGCGCAACGGCGTGTCCATCGCCTGCTACCTGCCCGAGGACGAGCCGGTGCACAGCTACCCGGTGGTGGTGGCCAACATCCTGGCCTCGGCGCTGGATGCGCTGGCCGAAGTGCTGGCCGAACGCGTCGCCGTCGGTGGCCGCATCGCGCTGTCGGGCATCCTGCATGGCCAGGAGGACGAGCTGCTGGTGCGTTACGCGCCGTGGTTCGAACAGCTCAACGTCACCCAGGATGGCGACTGGATGCGCATCGACGGCGTGCGCCGTGCTTGA
- a CDS encoding DUF4145 domain-containing protein, producing the protein MTEESDDHRHPEHPMWGGASHQLLRCRGCETVFYKIESWHSEDWDVRRDPESGQDEMFYPKTVSVYPPPEPKSEKPDWTWDLHRKDSVLSQVVHEMYAAKASNLNVLTAIGLRIAFDRTTFLLGVDESLDLNKKIEKLVDDGRLGKIEAEHMQVAVNAGNAAAHRGWSPNDEDLTVLLHVLEQFLKRSFFEPPIGQIGAAIPPRPKKKRT; encoded by the coding sequence TTGACCGAAGAGAGCGACGACCATAGGCATCCGGAGCATCCAATGTGGGGAGGTGCGAGTCATCAACTTCTCCGCTGTCGTGGATGCGAGACAGTTTTCTACAAGATTGAGAGCTGGCACTCAGAAGACTGGGACGTAAGGCGTGATCCAGAATCCGGTCAAGATGAGATGTTCTACCCGAAGACAGTCTCCGTGTACCCACCACCAGAGCCCAAGTCTGAAAAGCCTGACTGGACCTGGGATCTACATCGGAAGGACAGCGTGCTCTCGCAAGTTGTCCATGAGATGTATGCTGCCAAGGCAAGCAACCTGAATGTGCTCACAGCTATCGGCCTGCGAATCGCCTTTGACAGGACAACGTTCTTGCTTGGGGTCGACGAGAGCTTAGATCTCAACAAAAAAATAGAGAAGCTCGTAGACGATGGGCGGCTAGGAAAGATAGAAGCCGAACACATGCAGGTAGCCGTAAACGCGGGTAACGCTGCCGCCCACCGTGGTTGGAGTCCGAATGATGAGGACCTCACGGTCCTTCTTCATGTCCTCGAGCAGTTTCTAAAAAGAAGCTTTTTTGAACCGCCGATAGGTCAAATAGGCGCAGCTATCCCTCCTCGCCCCAAGAAGAAGCGAACTTAA
- the accC gene encoding acetyl-CoA carboxylase biotin carboxylase subunit, with the protein MLDKVVIANRGEIALRILRACHTLGIRTVAVHSTVDRNLKHVAMADESVCIGPAPSSESYLNIPALIAAAEVTDAQAIHPGYGFLSENADFAERVEQSGFIFIGPKADTIRLMGDKVEAIRAMKAAGVPCVPGSGGPLGDDIVTNTKIAREIGYPVIIKAAGGGGGRGMRVVHAEAALKAAIETTKSEAKAAFGNGEVYMEKFLENPRHVEIQVLADGQGNAIHLGERDCSMQRRHQKVVEEAPAPGITPELREQIGKVCVDACIRIGYRGAGTFEFLFEDGKFYFIEMNTRVQVEHPVTEMVTGIDLVCEQLRIAAGQKLSIKQSDVVLNGHAIECRINAEDAETFVPSPGLISGFYPPGGPGVRVDTHIYAGYKVPPNYDSMIGKLIVHGPDRETAICRMRVALSEMVVDGIKTNIALQQRIMRDKGFQAGGQNIHYLEKRLAERKNKSIALT; encoded by the coding sequence ATGCTCGACAAGGTCGTAATCGCCAACCGGGGTGAGATCGCGCTGCGCATCCTGCGCGCGTGCCACACCCTGGGTATCCGCACGGTCGCGGTGCATTCCACCGTGGACCGCAACCTCAAGCACGTGGCCATGGCCGACGAGTCGGTGTGCATCGGCCCGGCGCCGTCGTCGGAGAGCTACCTCAACATCCCGGCACTGATCGCCGCGGCCGAGGTCACCGACGCCCAGGCCATCCACCCCGGCTACGGCTTCCTGAGCGAGAACGCCGACTTCGCCGAACGCGTGGAGCAGTCCGGCTTCATCTTCATCGGCCCCAAGGCCGACACCATCCGCCTGATGGGCGACAAGGTCGAGGCGATCCGCGCGATGAAGGCCGCCGGCGTGCCGTGCGTGCCCGGCTCGGGCGGCCCGCTGGGCGATGACATCGTCACCAACACCAAGATCGCCCGCGAGATCGGCTACCCGGTGATCATCAAGGCGGCCGGCGGCGGCGGCGGCCGCGGCATGCGCGTGGTGCACGCCGAGGCCGCGCTCAAGGCCGCCATCGAGACCACCAAGTCCGAGGCCAAGGCGGCCTTCGGCAATGGCGAGGTCTACATGGAGAAGTTCCTGGAGAACCCGCGCCACGTGGAGATCCAGGTGCTGGCCGACGGCCAGGGCAATGCCATCCACCTGGGCGAGCGCGACTGCTCGATGCAGCGCCGCCACCAGAAGGTGGTCGAGGAAGCGCCGGCCCCGGGCATCACCCCGGAACTGCGCGAGCAGATCGGCAAGGTCTGCGTCGATGCCTGCATCCGCATCGGCTACCGCGGCGCCGGCACCTTCGAGTTCCTGTTCGAGGACGGCAAGTTCTACTTCATTGAAATGAACACCCGCGTACAGGTCGAACACCCGGTCACCGAGATGGTCACCGGCATCGACCTGGTCTGCGAGCAGCTGCGCATCGCCGCCGGGCAGAAGCTGTCGATCAAGCAGAGCGACGTCGTGCTCAACGGCCACGCCATCGAATGCCGCATCAATGCCGAGGATGCGGAGACCTTCGTCCCCAGCCCCGGCCTGATCTCCGGCTTCTACCCGCCGGGCGGCCCGGGCGTGCGCGTGGATACCCACATCTACGCCGGCTACAAGGTCCCGCCGAACTACGACTCGATGATCGGCAAGCTGATCGTGCATGGCCCGGACCGCGAGACCGCGATCTGCCGCATGCGCGTGGCGCTGAGCGAGATGGTGGTGGACGGGATCAAGACCAACATCGCGCTGCAGCAGCGGATCATGCGCGACAAGGGCTTCCAGGCCGGTGGCCAGAACATCCACTACCTGGAAAAGCGCCTGGCCGAACGCAAGAACAAGTCCATCGCGCTGACCTGA
- a CDS encoding response regulator has translation MEKGSTIDGSKGPTQLKGARVLIAEDEYTIAMFLADYLELQGAQVVGPAGNLEALAALVDQQQIDAALLDINLGGELVYPLADRLAEAGVPFLLTSGYDDNIPARFADNPRCSKPYRLEALSQALQDTLARRPGGSR, from the coding sequence ATGGAGAAAGGCAGCACAATCGACGGCAGCAAAGGGCCTACCCAGCTCAAGGGTGCCCGCGTCCTGATCGCCGAAGATGAGTACACGATCGCCATGTTCCTGGCCGATTACCTGGAGTTGCAGGGGGCCCAGGTCGTCGGCCCGGCCGGCAACCTCGAGGCGCTGGCGGCGCTGGTGGACCAGCAGCAGATCGACGCGGCGCTGCTGGACATCAACCTGGGCGGAGAGCTGGTGTATCCACTGGCCGACCGTCTGGCCGAGGCCGGGGTGCCGTTCCTGCTGACCTCCGGATATGACGACAACATCCCGGCGCGTTTTGCCGACAATCCCCGCTGCAGCAAACCCTATCGCCTGGAAGCGTTGAGCCAGGCCCTGCAGGACACCCTGGCTCGTCGCCCCGGCGGCTCGCGCTGA
- the fis gene encoding DNA-binding transcriptional regulator Fis, producing the protein MNAAPTRPDNSRGAPKPPLREHVAQSVRRYLRDLDGVEADDVYEIVLREMEIPLFVEVLNHCEGNQSRAAAMLGIHRATLRKKLKEYGLA; encoded by the coding sequence TTGAACGCAGCCCCCACCCGTCCTGACAACAGTCGTGGCGCGCCGAAACCGCCGTTGCGCGAACACGTCGCCCAATCGGTTCGTCGTTACCTGCGCGACCTGGACGGTGTCGAGGCCGACGACGTGTACGAGATCGTGCTGCGCGAGATGGAAATCCCGCTGTTCGTGGAAGTACTCAACCACTGCGAAGGCAACCAGAGCCGCGCGGCGGCAATGCTGGGCATCCACCGCGCCACACTGCGCAAGAAGCTCAAGGAATACGGGCTGGCGTAA